A window from Montipora capricornis isolate CH-2021 chromosome 7, ASM3666992v2, whole genome shotgun sequence encodes these proteins:
- the LOC138056913 gene encoding protein boule-like: MGDIDIGKRIFVKGFSPETTENELREYFQDFGTVKESKVVRDRNGFSKGYAFITFESQEIADQVRDQDGLEFRGKSLNVGKAVRRKSKRSFGKYYYHRQDPGENSTHGSYYAFSTSDGSMYYAMNPQQPHFVLVPAYSPQMHYQSQSPYPQHSHSASQPIYTTTAVVGNSYLQPTPYSFHHGHSWNEVAAVPMNAAAVVPKVHHQFSAENPTEIAVASTHAQPAQIVSLAIPEGNYVPEVGTVSGELVFESSKGKATEKKVSSIKFLKKHESPSPAGLPVTPTATIHLINGQVPSTQ; encoded by the exons ATGGGCGATATAGATATTGGAAAACGAATTTTTGTCAAGGGGTTCTCGCCAGAGACGACGGAAAACGAGCTTCGAGAGTATTTCCAAGACTTCGGTACCGTGAAAGAAAGCAAAGTCGTCCGAGACCGCAACGGGTTTAGCAAGGGTTACGCGTTCATCACGTTCGAATCGCAAGAGATAGCGGATCAAGTTCGTGACCAGGATGGCCTTGAATTCCGAGGAAAGAGCTTAAACGTTGGCAAAGCGGTCCGCAGAAAGAGCAAACGAAGTTTTGGAAAGTATTATTACCACAGGCAAGACCCCGGAGAAAATTCAACCCATGGGAGCTATTATGCGTTTTCAACTTCGGATGGCAGCATGTACTACGCGATGAATCCACAACAACCACACTTCGTTCTAGTGCCAGCATATTCCCCACAGATGCATTATCAGTCACAGAGTCCATATCCTCAACATTCTCATTCAGCTTCTCAGCCGATCTACACCACAACAGCTGTTGTTGGAAATTCTTACTTGCAACCAACGCCATATTCTTTTCATCACGGACATTCTTGGAACGAAGTCGCAGCGGTTCCAATGAATGCAGCAGCCGTGGTTCCCAAAGTTCACCATCAATTCTCCGCAGAAAACCCCACAGAAATTGCTGTTGCTAGCACCCATGCACAGCCTGCACAAATAGTCAGTTTGGCGATTCCAGAGGGAAACTACGTGCCTGAAGTTGGAACGGTCTCTGGCGAG CTGGTGTTTGAGAGTTCCAAAGGCAAAGCCACTGAGAAGAAAGTGTCTTCAATAAAGTTCTTAAAGAAACATGAATCACCAAGCCCAGCTGGCCTTCCTGTGACTCCCACAGCCACCATTCATCTGATCAATGGACAAGTTCCATCCACTCAGTAA